One genomic window of Magnetospirillum sp. 15-1 includes the following:
- a CDS encoding DoxX family protein has product MSTLSHSSAKPLIPAVASITGALSPLAEPMVRITAGLLLVPHGAQKLFGWFGGYGLEATGQFFATKLGLPAGLALVAGLIEFGGGLMLALGLFTRPVAALVAGMMAVAVFGVHLGNGLFWTSGGFEYPLLWGIVALAFAIRGGGRVSLDALIGREI; this is encoded by the coding sequence ATGTCCACTCTCTCCCACTCTTCCGCCAAGCCCCTGATCCCCGCCGTCGCCTCCATCACCGGGGCGCTGTCCCCCCTGGCCGAGCCCATGGTGCGCATCACCGCCGGCCTGCTGCTGGTTCCCCACGGCGCCCAGAAGCTGTTCGGCTGGTTCGGCGGCTATGGCCTGGAGGCGACCGGACAGTTCTTCGCCACCAAACTGGGCCTGCCGGCCGGACTGGCGCTGGTGGCCGGACTGATCGAGTTCGGAGGCGGCCTGATGCTGGCCCTCGGTCTTTTCACCCGCCCGGTCGCCGCCCTGGTGGCCGGCATGATGGCGGTGGCGGTGTTCGGCGTCCATCTGGGCAACGGCCTGTTCTGGACCAGCGGCGGCTTCGAATACCCGCTGCTGTGGGGCATCGTCGCCCTGGCCTTCGCCATCCGGGGTGGTGGCCGCGTCTCCCTCGACGCCCTGATCGGCCGCGAAATCTGA
- the proS gene encoding proline--tRNA ligase, producing the protein MSKAKKTAVTPTREENFPEWYQQVIKASDMAENSPVRGCMVIKPWGYGIWEAIQRDLDRRIKETGHENCYFPLFIPLSFLEKEAAHVEGFAKEMAVVTHHRLVAENGKLVPSGKLEEPLVVRPTSETIIGDAFSRWIQSYRDLPVLVNQWANVVRWEMRPRIFLRTAEFLWQEGHTAHANAEEAMEETLRMLEVYRAMSEDVLAMPVIVGEKPAHERFPGADKTYSIEAMMQDGKALQAGTSHFLGQHFSKAQNIRYQTAQGGEEFCYTTSWGVSTRLIGGVIMSHADDNGLRIPPRIAPKQIVFVPITRADGDEALIEEFLAPIVKELSAQSFGGERLRVHVDRRPLAPPEKRWEWVKKGAPVICEVGPRDVAGGSVAMIRRDGELKGQITPKDELVGRAVSILEDIQNALFTQAATVLKDRTVRVETLDDFLSVFADDTTFGRKFVRARWSGDADTLAKLDEHSITVRNVPFDQDGAPGKCVLSGRPATQEVIFAKSY; encoded by the coding sequence ATGTCCAAGGCCAAGAAGACCGCTGTCACTCCCACCCGCGAGGAGAACTTCCCCGAATGGTACCAGCAGGTGATCAAGGCCTCGGACATGGCGGAAAACTCGCCGGTACGCGGCTGCATGGTGATCAAGCCGTGGGGCTACGGCATCTGGGAAGCCATCCAGCGCGACCTTGACCGCCGCATCAAGGAAACCGGACACGAGAACTGCTACTTCCCGCTGTTCATCCCGCTGTCCTTCCTGGAGAAGGAAGCCGCCCACGTGGAGGGCTTCGCCAAGGAGATGGCGGTGGTCACCCACCACCGGCTGGTGGCCGAGAACGGCAAGCTGGTGCCGTCGGGCAAGCTGGAGGAGCCGCTGGTGGTGCGCCCCACCTCGGAGACCATCATCGGCGACGCCTTCTCGCGCTGGATTCAGTCCTACCGCGACCTGCCGGTGCTGGTGAACCAGTGGGCCAACGTGGTCCGCTGGGAAATGCGGCCGCGCATCTTCCTGCGCACCGCCGAATTCCTCTGGCAGGAGGGCCACACCGCCCACGCCAATGCCGAGGAGGCCATGGAGGAGACCCTGCGCATGCTCGAGGTCTACCGCGCCATGTCCGAGGACGTGCTGGCCATGCCGGTGATCGTCGGCGAGAAGCCGGCGCACGAGCGCTTCCCCGGCGCCGACAAGACCTATTCCATCGAGGCCATGATGCAGGACGGCAAGGCGCTGCAGGCCGGCACCTCCCACTTCCTGGGGCAGCACTTCTCCAAGGCGCAGAACATCCGCTACCAGACCGCCCAGGGCGGCGAGGAGTTCTGCTACACCACCTCGTGGGGCGTCTCCACCCGTCTGATCGGCGGAGTGATCATGAGCCACGCCGACGATAACGGCCTGCGCATTCCGCCGCGCATCGCACCCAAGCAGATCGTTTTCGTGCCCATCACGCGGGCCGACGGCGACGAGGCGCTGATCGAGGAGTTCCTGGCCCCCATCGTCAAGGAATTGTCCGCCCAGAGCTTCGGCGGCGAGCGTCTCCGGGTGCATGTGGACCGCCGTCCCCTCGCTCCGCCCGAGAAGCGCTGGGAATGGGTGAAGAAGGGCGCTCCCGTCATCTGCGAGGTGGGGCCGCGCGACGTGGCCGGCGGCTCGGTCGCCATGATCCGCCGCGACGGCGAACTGAAGGGCCAGATCACCCCCAAGGACGAACTGGTGGGCCGCGCCGTGTCCATCCTGGAGGACATCCAGAACGCCCTGTTCACCCAGGCCGCCACGGTGCTGAAGGACCGGACCGTGCGGGTCGAGACCCTGGACGACTTCCTTTCGGTGTTCGCCGACGACACCACCTTCGGCCGCAAGTTCGTGCGGGCCAGATGGTCGGGCGACGCCGACACCCTGGCCAAGCTGGACGAGCACAGCATCACGGTGCGCAACGTGCCGTTCGACCAGGACGGCGCACCCGGCAAGTGCGTGCTGAGCGGCCGCCCGGCCACCCAGGAAGTGATCTTCGCCAAGTCGTATTAG